One Carya illinoinensis cultivar Pawnee chromosome 5, C.illinoinensisPawnee_v1, whole genome shotgun sequence genomic window, AACAGTAGCCAAGTTTCCCCCTTGACATAAGAGGCATTAACAGGAATGGGATAACTAATTTTTTGATTCTGACTTATGTCAGGTGGCTGATTTACTTGGAAGATATCCGGATCTTATggatggatttaatgaattctTGGCACGTTGTGAGAAGAATGGTAACTCTTAGCTAGCATTTACCTATGGATTCTGCATTGTTAAATTCGTATCTAACCAAGTCTTGCACTGCAGATGCTCTCCTTGCTGGTGTCATGAGTAAAAGTACGTAAGATGATTTCTTTCCCTTATTTTATTCTCAAGCTAGATGCAGTTTTTTGTGGGAGTTGTTTTAGGCTGGCACTGTTTCTGAACATAacctttttatagtttcctGTGAATGCATTATGATTTTCTCTAACTTAATGTTTGGagtgtaaaatttaattaaaacgtTACTTCATTACAGAAGCTTTGTGGATTGATGGACCTTCACCCAGACCTGTAAAGATAGAGGATAGGGACAAAGATCGAGATCGTGAAAAGGATGACAGGGTGAAAGATAGAGACTGTGAAAACCGAGAAAGGGATAGAGTTGAAAACCGGGAAAGGGATAGACTTGAAAAAAGTTCTGCCTTTGGCAATAAAGATGTTGGGGGTCATAAGATGACATTATTTTCCAGCAAGGATAAGTATATGGCAAAACCTATTAATGAACTTGACCTATCCAATTGTGAGCGCTGCACTCCCAGTTACCGTCTGCTGCCAAAGCATGTAtgcaatgctttttttttttttttttaatttcataatttttagagATTGAGTTTCTTTTAGTAACTCTTTATATtcatctggtttttttttttcctttcaatgaTGCAGTATCTAATACCTTCAGCTAGCCATAGAACAGAACTTGGGGCTGAAGTATTGAACGATCATTGGGTGTCTGTCACATCAGGAAGTGAGGATTACTCTTTTAAACATATGCGCAAAAATCAGTATGAAGAAAGCTTGTTTCGTTGTGAAGATGACAGGTTAGAGGTTGCCTGaggttattatatttatgttccttgtttctttccatttttgtgtttttcaatGTATTGTTCTCGTTGGGCTTTAGCTTTGTTTCTCTTGTTAGTTGTAGCTGCTTAATTTGTCATCTATGCTTGTGTTCTATTGCTTAGACTTAAGCTTCTGGAGTTGGTAATAGCACTATTGATATCATATAAAGTTGGGAGCTTTATCATGGTTTAAAATATGTGCTGTGGAAATTTAGGTGATCTTTTTGTAATTCTGCTGTCAGGTTTGAACTGGACATGTTGTTAGAGTCTGTAAATGTAACAACCAAGCGTGTAGAAGAGCTATTGGAAAAGATCAACAACAATACATTGAAGACAGACAGTCCAGTTCGTGTTGAGGAACACTTCACAGGTTATAGTTTGATTAGTGACTAATAGAATACTTAAAAATTATTCAAGTACATGTATTACAATATGTAAAgctaactcttttttttttttgtttttttttttctctctctgatGGGGATTTTTTCTTGTCTGTTTCTGTAGCATTGAATCTCAGGTGCATTGAACGTTTATATGGTGACCATGGACTTGATGTGATGGATGTGTTGAAGAAGAATGCACCTCTTGCTTTGCCAGTTATACTAACGCGTCTGAAGCAGAAACAAGAAGAGTGGGCACGGTGTCGCTCTGATTTTAATAAAGTCTGGGCTGAAATTTATGCCAAGAATTATCACAAATCGCTTGATCATCGTAGCTTCTATTTCAAGCAACAGGACACAAAGAGCTTGAGCACAAAAGGTAATTTTGCATTAAAATCTTGGTCTATTGATACATTTTAAGCACCTTAACACCACAAAAGTTTATATGTTATGTTCAATGTTCATGACATACGATAATTTTGTATAACTGAAATAAATATTACCAGCGACCTTTTGATTAAATTCCCTCCTCCCTTGTGCAATTGTTGATGTTTTGTTTCTCCTCTCCTTGTTTGGAACAATGTTTGTGCACAAGATTACAAATGTACGCAAAATGTATTTGTACTTAGATTATGCCTTTTAATGAAGTTctattatttatcaaaataaataaataaactgtgTTAATGCATGACATGATAATGTcaacataatttttctgaggAAAATATAAAAGTCTCAATACTGCCAGGATAAAAAAGGCTGCTTTacctattaatatgattatataaaagaCAGTAGACTCATCCAATTACCACAAGATGTTCTGATGCAAAATATGTTCAGTTTTCATGGTTTATTTGTCATGTGTTTTGCAGCCTTATTGATGGAGATTAAAGAAATTAGTGAGAAGAAGCGCAAGGAAGATGATGTGCTACTTGCTATTGCTGCTGGAAATAGGCGACCAATCATTCCGAATTTGGAATTTGAGTACCCTGATCCTGACATCCATGAAGATCTATATCAGCTCATTAAGTACTCCTGTGGAGAAGTTTGTACTAGTGAACAGTTGGATAAAGTTATGAAGATTTGGACAACATTTCTGGAACCCATGCTTGGTGTTCCTTCTCGTCCTCAGGGTGCAGAGGATACTGGAGATGTTGTTAAGGCAAAGAGTGATTCTGTCAAAAGTGGTGCTGCAACTGCAGGGGAAATTGATCTCAGTGCTGGTGGCAGTGCTAATGCGATAAATCCTAAACATTTAAATCCTTCCAGAAATGGAGATGAGAGTAATGCACCAGAACAATCAAGTTCTTGCAGGGCTTGGCCAGTAAATGGGGATAATGGAGTTAAAGAAGATTGTCCTCTTGATGAAGAACATAATGTACATAAGAAAGATGCTTCATGTGATACCCCTCCACATGGTAAAGTACAGATCAATGCATCTATGCCTGATGAACTATCCAGAGTCAGCAAGCAGGATAAATCCAATGAACAGTTAGGCAATTCAAATGCATTGCTTGCCTCTGGAGTGGAGCAAAGTAATGGAAGAACTACCATAGAGAACACATCAGGTTTGCATAATTCTTCCAACTACTTATGCCTGTATTAGTTgacaaaataatttcagttgAGCCTGTCACTGCTAgttcttttgatttttcaatATGTTCCACTTtatccttttttatatataaatattatgtgtCAGTATGAATTCTGAGATACTGTTTTTTTCTGGTTAGAAGGACTTGGTGCTACTCCATCCAGACCGAGCAATGATGTTGTTGAGGGTGGGGTCGAGTTACCTCCATCTGAGGTATGGCTAATAATGTGTTGCTGTCCCCCTAAAGTTAACATCTCAAGTTTACCCATTTGTCCCTTGGCCATTAGATCGAGTTGGTTTTGGCTTTGGGCTTTTATCGGTCATAATTTGGACTCCTGATGTTGGTTAGATTAAAGTTTTTGATGGTTGCTATTGCTAGTATCTTTAActaattatgaaatatatatatatattttttaaaatggtaGGGACACAACTTGTATACAACTAGTGCACAACTACATATTAAATTTTGTTGACTATTACTTTGACTTCGgtgtatttaaattaaaaaaattaatattttattttgaagttgtaAAATGGCTGTCCCCTCCATGTTGGTTCCCTTTTTTGATACAGTGGTGGAACCACGTGGAGGCTAGTAGATAGGGCCATGGCCCCCCTAGcctcccccccaaaaaaaaaaaaatcattatatttaaatttaaaaaaatgataaaaaaaaaataatagcgattccaaaaaattttgaatttcttgaaatattttaaaattttgaaaatattcttctAATGCCATCTAAAATTCTTGAATCTTCTTAAAAGTGTGAAAAAAATAGtttctatattttcttaaaattcataataattgcatccaaaatataaaaatgagtaTGTGGAAGTAAACGAATACCAAAAATATAccaccaaaaatttaaaaacttgaaaatatgaattaaaatatatacaatccatttttttttatatataaataaacaaattatattgataatccaaaaaatatttcttataaattGAAGGAATATACCTATCAAATAAATTGAAGgaatatgaaattaaattacggctataatgtattttcttattattataaacaaCAAAGTGTATAATAtgtacatacacatacacaggCATGTATGCAAGCATCGTCATCATTGCATAGATTAATATGGCCCCCCAAAAGTAGAATTTCTGGTTCTGCCACTGTTTTGATGGgtaattatgaaatatatattcacAAGTAAGCTTTTAGTAAGTCATCATGGAGTATCCATGATCAATCAATTGGCTATGAAGTTTGATCAATaatctttttctcaaaaaaaaaaaagtttgatcaATAATCTGTTTGATAATCCACATGTAGAATAATTATTTGGTTGATAATTGAGCTTGATGCTAGGTTCTGGGTCTTGACTCTTGATGGTTACAAATATCATAATTAATATGGGctgagaaaatgttttttctttttcaattgatcCTAAAGGGTGGTGATTCTACAAGACCAATTATATCCACGAATGGGGTGATGTCAGATGGCATCAAAGTTCGCAGATACCATGAAGAATCTGTTGGACACTTCAAAGTTGAAAGAGAAGAGGGTGAAGTATCTCCAAATGGAGATTTTGAGGAAGATAATTTTGCAGTTTATAGAGATGCTGGTTTAGAGGTCGTGCAGAAAGCAAAGGATGGTGCTGTAGGCAGGCAATATCCAACTAGACatggagaagaaaatatatgtGGTGCAGAGGCAGGAGAAAATGATGCTGATGCCGACGATGAAGGTGAGGAAAGTGCTCAGAGGTCTTCAGATGACACTGAGAATGCCTCTGAGAATGGGGACGTATCAGGAAGTGAGTCTGCTGATGGTGAGGAGTGTTCTCGTGAAGAGCATGAGGAAGATGGAGATCATGATGAACATGATAATAAGGCTGAGAGTGAAGGTGAAGCTGAAGGGATGGCTGATGCACATGATGTTGAAGGGGATGGGACATCACTCCCATATTCAGAACGTTTTCTTCTTACCGTGAAGCCTCTGGCTAAGCATGTCCCTTCAGCATCACatgagaaagaaaaggattCTCGCGTGTTTTATGGAAATGACTCCTTCTATGTGCTTCTTAGGCTTCACCAAGTAAGGGTTATCATATGTTAATATGATTTCCTTGGCTTTCTAAAAAAGGggattttctaaatttattatatgattGTTATCATAAACTATACTTGTATCTTTTTTACTGATTTGGCAGACATTATATGAGAGAATACAATCAGCAAAGGTTAATTCATCATCTGCTGAACGGAAATGGAGGGCTTCAAATGATTCAAGCCCTACTGATCTTTATGCCAGGTGGTTTAGCTCTTGTTTGTTTCTCAAATCAACTTAATGTCGTTGTCTACTAATCAGTTGACTTTATGTTTGTgcttttattacttataaaaaaaaattgtttttggtGTTGCAGATTCATGATAGCGCTTTACAATTTACTTGATGGTTCTTCTGACAATACAAAGTTCGAGGATGATTGCCGAGCTATTATTGGAACTCAGTCATACGTTTTATTCACGTTAGACAAGCTGATATATAAACTTGTTAAACAAGTAAGAtccataattaattttatttttaattatctccttttctttccattttgttATTCTCATCTGACCTATTAGGGTCATCTTCATGCACTTGCTTCAGCTTCAAACACTTGCCACTGATGAGATGGACAACAAGCTTCTCCAACTATATGCATAtgaaaaatcaagaaaaccTGGACGATTTGTTGATATGGTTTATCACGAAAACGCCCGTGTTCTTCTTCATGATGAGAACATATATCGTATTGAATGTGTATGCCTCAGTGACGTTGGCTCCTTATCTTTCTTGAATAAGCGcgcttttttattattattttttaattaaaacgtGTGAAGTTTTATATGTGCCctaaattgtgtgattgtaaatTGTTTCCAGTCATCGACACCAACCCATTTGTCTATTCAGCTTATGGACTACGGACATGATAAGCCCGAAGTGACTGCTGTTTCCATGGACCCTAATTTTTCAGCATATTTGCACACCGACTTCCTCTCAGTTGTTCCAGAAAGGAAAGAGAAGTCTGGAATCTTCTTGAAGAGGTATGTAAGAAATACGAGTAAAAGATAGTCATTGCAGTAAAGTGGTCATGGCTAATAATGCCTGCTGCTGTTTGCAGGAATGTTTGCAAATATCCCAATGGCGATGAATATTCCACTGCCTGCCAGGCAATGGAAGGAGTTCAAGTTGTCAATGGATTAGAGTGTAAGATAGCTTGCAATTCATCTAAGGTatgttatatgaaaatttatttcttgTCTCTTTTGTTCCAATGATGATATGGTTTGCAGTTTGGACATAAAAGAGCATATAGGCATGTAATTAATACGGAAGACTTCTGTTGTATGTTGTAGGTCTCATATGTTTTAGATACAGAAGACCTATTGTTCCGggggaaaaggaaaagggacaCTTACAGCTCATGCCATGACCAGGCAAAGTCTTCAAGCAGTTCAAGTAGACGACAACGGTTTCAGAGACTGCTTTCTAGCTGGATAATATGACTTCCTTTGACCCCAAGTAGATATGTATGTACTAACTTTCTGTTGCTGAATCTGGTTTGACTAGGATTGATATCCCATTTTGCTAAAGCAGGTGTCTCGAGGAACATGTCTGTTGGGTTTAGCTTTTAGCATGCATATCTCCTATCACACCCCAAAACCACCATGTTAAGTCAGTAATGAGAGCCAAAATGTCTGTATTTAAGTCAAATCATAGCATACGTTACCAGGGGAAGTTGTAATCGGCTCTTTCTCTGCTGtattataatgttttttttttttcacaaattgCTTTTCGATAGTGCAGGATTTGTTGTATCAGGGTGTGAGGGTCTGTGGGCGGTGGGAGTTCTACCTCTTGTATGTGTTGTAGCTCATAGTTTTATTTTGGATCAGGATTGTTCCTTTTTTATGACAAcagaatatttttcaatttttttttttttaagtttttccgCTTTAGTTTTTCATATTAGATTTAAATTCCTATATTTTTCATGAAATTAGGCTGCAGTTGAGGCTTTTGTCGGTCATAAGAGGCATGGTTGGGAGGGGGACGGAAGGAAACGTTGTGAATGACCCAAATAAAATGTTCTGGAATAGTTTAATTTAAGTTTGAAGTTGATATACTGAGTCTTTGCACTGtttgaagaaacaggaggtaaaAGGCTAAATTCAGAGTTCCATTGCGATAGGATTGGCTTTTTTGCATCTGGTGTAGAGTTTGAACTAGAAGATGTAAATCCAATAGGAAGGAAATGCATTTACTAGGAGAAATTAGTTGGTTGTGAGTCAGCTGACTTTTCTATTGCTCGAATAGATGAAATTTTTCTCTAATATGATGTGGATACTTTTTGATTTGCAGTAGTTTTTTGCACGCTTCAGTTACTCAGGCTACCGGAGTTGGAAAGATAACGGCGCCACGAAGGGAAAAGCTTTCGTGGAATCATCCTTCATGTATTCTCACATTTCTGTCACACCGAGCAAATAAGAGGGGGGATAACGCTCGACGGTTGTAGCATACTCCATGTTTTTGTGGCGTTTCTAGCCACAATAAATGTAAATAGAGGTAATTTGTGATGTAAACTTGAGCTATGCGTGGGTTCCATTCATCGATATTATTGTTaaatcttttttgtatttttttccacCTAGGAGAGATTCCCATGTTCTTGACATTAATCACAAGatcgatctctctctctgtctctgtctctctctgtctctctcatttGAAACCTCCTGTCTGCCACGCGTCTTTTAAGAGTTGAATATAAATAAGCGTGAGGTTACGGCAATCCTATTTTCCACGGCTGGCATTGGTAAAGGGGACTGGTAAATCTTTGACGCGGGTTgcgaataaaaaataataggacTGGGCCGGCTTCACATCATTGAGTTTGGGTCAAACCTCAATCCGTGTGACCTGCACGCGTTAGACCAAGTGGTCCGACTATTTGTTTGTAAACAAACAGGTTGAATGATTTGTGTCGGATCAACTCACTTGATTGACTTGAATAATTAATGTCAAGGGTTCAACACGATACAGATCCCGTAAAGTTCTTTGAATTCTGTTCATCGAGGCCAACCTCAACTTACCAGCTCTAAAACTATAGTTCGCTGAAGTATTCATGCTGTATGTAAAAGTTTGAACGGAGTATGCTAATTATGTGTTAATAACGTGTGGTCAACTACATGATCGGTAAGTGTTTATTATCTCATCTCTGTTGTACGGATGAAGCGTGCCGGCTAACCAAACCGGCCTCCGGAtgttttttatctcatctgaactggGTTTTATTTTTCAGCATTCCTCTAACATCTCaacattgaaaaagaaaagatggtacAAGTCCATCACCTTctttacttttaaataaaatgtttatacattattttaatattactcatcaatattactttttttttttttttacaaactatctcatctcatcttattactatttaaaatatcttatcttatctaaacTGTGTAATCAAATGGGACCCTACAGCGAGGATGCTTTTGTATTTGAACTAAATACTCTTTGAAATAGCATGCCTAATTAGGAATCAGAATGGGTTATTACTTGAATGAAGTAATCGAACAGAGTATTAAATGAAGTAAAAGAATGCAACAATCTCCAATAACCCGAAATGAGAATAGAATTGCTTCTAATTTCGAGACTATAGGCATGCAGTGCAACTTACTCAAGAATCACTTTTTTGTTCTCAAAAGTGCGGATAAAAGTATGGTACGAGAAAGGGGGAAGACTGCTCAGCCTCTGTTACTAcgccaaaaataataaaaaaaaaaaaaaactcgaaaTAGTAACAGTATTTTTGTGGATTGGTCTAAAAAGGAGGTATGGAGTATGAACACACCCTGTTAACTAAGATGGGCCTATTTTGCCAGAAGGTAGGGCCGAGAGATTCAAGTATGACACAGGGTTGCAGCAAAGCTCAAGACTTCGATGCCAAGTACTGTatcaacataaaataaatctttaaaTGTTTACCATTCAATCAAGAGAACAGTGAATGAAGAATTAGGCAAGTTGAAGATTTTGCATCTTCCGCTGAAAGCATTTTGGGGAACAGCTTCCATACATCATTTCCCACCAATATATTATCTGAAAGCAAACGACCTGTAATGAGAAATCAAAATCATTGTACTAACAAATCAATTGACTCGTTTATCATAATCATTTCACTGCACAATGGAAGTCGGCAAGTGATCTAAGTAAAAACCCAAAGCATCTTGAGAATAAACAAGCCAGAAAAATTTACTCGTGCAAAAGTTTTCCTGGCTTTGAAATAAATAGCAAATGGCAAACAACTTTGCCCCATTTAAATTCAGAGTTAATCTCAacttaattcatctcatctcattaaatcattatagtttttctaaattctcacacaaaatataataaacaattcaacttttttaaatcccaaaacaataataatatattaaaaaataatgtttattaatgtcttattcaactttcatcttaactcatctcatttcaactcattgtCCAAATGACATCTTAGTTGTTGATAGGCACCTGGTTTTAGTGTCCTCTGAGTAGTTGCATCCGTGTTGCCAACATTTTATT contains:
- the LOC122309746 gene encoding paired amphipathic helix protein Sin3-like 4 isoform X3, with amino-acid sequence MKRSRDDVYMASQLKRPMASSRGEPSGQPQMMGGGNTQKLTTNDALAYLKAVKDIFQDKREKYDDFLEVMKDFKAQRIDTTGVIARVKELFKGHRDLILGFNTFLPKGYEITLPREDEQPQPKKPVEFEEAISFVNKIKTRFQGDDHVYKSFLDILNMYRKENKSITEVYQEVAALFQDHEDLLDEFTHFLPDTSATAPTPYAQSGRNSMLRDRTSAIPIMRPMHVDKKERVMASNGERDLSVDRPDPDNDRSLMRVEKEQRRHGEKDRREDRDRRERERDDREFEHDGSRDFNMQRFPHKRKPSRRIDDSADQLHQGGDGDENFGVRPISSSYEDKGSLKSMYGPEFAFCEKVKEKLRNPDDYQEFLKCLHIYSKEIITRTELQSLVADLLGRYPDLMDGFNEFLARCEKNDALLAGVMSKKALWIDGPSPRPVKIEDRDKDRDREKDDRVKDRDCENRERDRVENRERDRLEKSSAFGNKDVGGHKMTLFSSKDKYMAKPINELDLSNCERCTPSYRLLPKHYLIPSASHRTELGAEVLNDHWVSVTSGSEDYSFKHMRKNQYEESLFRCEDDRFELDMLLESVNVTTKRVEELLEKINNNTLKTDSPVRVEEHFTALNLRCIERLYGDHGLDVMDVLKKNAPLALPVILTRLKQKQEEWARCRSDFNKVWAEIYAKNYHKSLDHRSFYFKQQDTKSLSTKALLMEIKEISEKKRKEDDVLLAIAAGNRRPIIPNLEFEYPDPDIHEDLYQLIKYSCGEVCTSEQLDKVMKIWTTFLEPMLGVPSRPQGAEDTGDVVKAKSDSVKSGAATAGEIDLSAGGSANAINPKHLNPSRNGDESNAPEQSSSCRAWPVNGDNGVKEDCPLDEEHNVHKKDASCDTPPHGKVQINASMPDELSRVSKQDKSNEQLGNSNALLASGVEQSNGRTTIENTSEGLGATPSRPSNDVVEGGVELPPSEGGDSTRPIISTNGVMSDGIKVRRYHEESVGHFKVEREEGEVSPNGDFEEDNFAVYRDAGLEVVQKAKDGAVGRQYPTRHGEENICGAEAGENDADADDEGEESAQRSSDDTENASENGDVSGSESADGEECSREEHEEDGDHDEHDNKAESEGEAEGMADAHDVEGDGTSLPYSERFLLTVKPLAKHVPSASHEKEKDSRVFYGNDSFYVLLRLHQTLYERIQSAKVNSSSAERKWRASNDSSPTDLYARFMIALYNLLDGSSDNTKFEDDCRAIIGTQSYVLFTLDKLIYKLVKQGHLHALASASNTCH
- the LOC122309746 gene encoding paired amphipathic helix protein Sin3-like 4 isoform X2 codes for the protein MKRSRDDVYMASQLKRPMASSRGEPSGQPQMMGGGNTQKLTTNDALAYLKAVKDIFQDKREKYDDFLEVMKDFKAQRIDTTGVIARVKELFKGHRDLILGFNTFLPKGYEITLPREDEQPQPKKPVEFEEAISFVNKIKTRFQGDDHVYKSFLDILNMYRKENKSITEVYQEVAALFQDHEDLLDEFTHFLPDTSATAPTPYAQSGRNSMLRDRTSAIPIMRPMHVDKKERVMASNGERDLSVDRPDPDNDRSLMRVEKEQRRHGEKDRREDRDRRERERDDREFEHDGSRDFNMQRFPHKRKPSRRIDDSADQLHQGGDGDENFGVRPISSSYEDKGSLKSMYGPEFAFCEKVKEKLRNPDDYQEFLKCLHIYSKEIITRTELQSLVADLLGRYPDLMDGFNEFLARCEKNDALLAGVMSKKALWIDGPSPRPVKIEDRDKDRDREKDDRVKDRDCENRERDRVENRERDRLEKSSAFGNKDVGGHKMTLFSSKDKYMAKPINELDLSNCERCTPSYRLLPKHYLIPSASHRTELGAEVLNDHWVSVTSGSEDYSFKHMRKNQYEESLFRCEDDRFELDMLLESVNVTTKRVEELLEKINNNTLKTDSPVRVEEHFTALNLRCIERLYGDHGLDVMDVLKKNAPLALPVILTRLKQKQEEWARCRSDFNKVWAEIYAKNYHKSLDHRSFYFKQQDTKSLSTKALLMEIKEISEKKRKEDDVLLAIAAGNRRPIIPNLEFEYPDPDIHEDLYQLIKYSCGEVCTSEQLDKVMKIWTTFLEPMLGVPSRPQGAEDTGDVVKAKSDSVKSGAATAGEIDLSAGGSANAINPKHLNPSRNGDESNAPEQSSSCRAWPVNGDNGVKEDCPLDEEHNVHKKDASCDTPPHGKVQINASMPDELSRVSKQDKSNEQLGNSNALLASGVEQSNGRTTIENTSGLGATPSRPSNDVVEGGVELPPSEGGDSTRPIISTNGVMSDGIKVRRYHEESVGHFKVEREEGEVSPNGDFEEDNFAVYRDAGLEVVQKAKDGAVGRQYPTRHGEENICGAEAGENDADADDEGEESAQRSSDDTENASENGDVSGSESADGEECSREEHEEDGDHDEHDNKAESEGEAEGMADAHDVEGDGTSLPYSERFLLTVKPLAKHVPSASHEKEKDSRVFYGNDSFYVLLRLHQTLYERIQSAKVNSSSAERKWRASNDSSPTDLYARFMIALYNLLDGSSDNTKFEDDCRAIIGTQSYVLFTLDKLIYKLVKQLQTLATDEMDNKLLQLYAYEKSRKPGRFVDMVYHENARVLLHDENIYRIECSSTPTHLSIQLMDYGHDKPEVTAVSMDPNFSAYLHTDFLSVVPERKEKSGIFLKRNVCKYPNGDEYSTACQAMEGVQVVNGLECKIACNSSKVSYVLDTEDLLFRGKRKRDTYSSCHDQAKSSSSSSRRQRFQRLLSSWII
- the LOC122309746 gene encoding paired amphipathic helix protein Sin3-like 4 isoform X1; protein product: MKRSRDDVYMASQLKRPMASSRGEPSGQPQMMGGGNTQKLTTNDALAYLKAVKDIFQDKREKYDDFLEVMKDFKAQRIDTTGVIARVKELFKGHRDLILGFNTFLPKGYEITLPREDEQPQPKKPVEFEEAISFVNKIKTRFQGDDHVYKSFLDILNMYRKENKSITEVYQEVAALFQDHEDLLDEFTHFLPDTSATAPTPYAQSGRNSMLRDRTSAIPIMRPMHVDKKERVMASNGERDLSVDRPDPDNDRSLMRVEKEQRRHGEKDRREDRDRRERERDDREFEHDGSRDFNMQRFPHKRKPSRRIDDSADQLHQGGDGDENFGVRPISSSYEDKGSLKSMYGPEFAFCEKVKEKLRNPDDYQEFLKCLHIYSKEIITRTELQSLVADLLGRYPDLMDGFNEFLARCEKNDALLAGVMSKKALWIDGPSPRPVKIEDRDKDRDREKDDRVKDRDCENRERDRVENRERDRLEKSSAFGNKDVGGHKMTLFSSKDKYMAKPINELDLSNCERCTPSYRLLPKHYLIPSASHRTELGAEVLNDHWVSVTSGSEDYSFKHMRKNQYEESLFRCEDDRFELDMLLESVNVTTKRVEELLEKINNNTLKTDSPVRVEEHFTALNLRCIERLYGDHGLDVMDVLKKNAPLALPVILTRLKQKQEEWARCRSDFNKVWAEIYAKNYHKSLDHRSFYFKQQDTKSLSTKALLMEIKEISEKKRKEDDVLLAIAAGNRRPIIPNLEFEYPDPDIHEDLYQLIKYSCGEVCTSEQLDKVMKIWTTFLEPMLGVPSRPQGAEDTGDVVKAKSDSVKSGAATAGEIDLSAGGSANAINPKHLNPSRNGDESNAPEQSSSCRAWPVNGDNGVKEDCPLDEEHNVHKKDASCDTPPHGKVQINASMPDELSRVSKQDKSNEQLGNSNALLASGVEQSNGRTTIENTSEGLGATPSRPSNDVVEGGVELPPSEGGDSTRPIISTNGVMSDGIKVRRYHEESVGHFKVEREEGEVSPNGDFEEDNFAVYRDAGLEVVQKAKDGAVGRQYPTRHGEENICGAEAGENDADADDEGEESAQRSSDDTENASENGDVSGSESADGEECSREEHEEDGDHDEHDNKAESEGEAEGMADAHDVEGDGTSLPYSERFLLTVKPLAKHVPSASHEKEKDSRVFYGNDSFYVLLRLHQTLYERIQSAKVNSSSAERKWRASNDSSPTDLYARFMIALYNLLDGSSDNTKFEDDCRAIIGTQSYVLFTLDKLIYKLVKQLQTLATDEMDNKLLQLYAYEKSRKPGRFVDMVYHENARVLLHDENIYRIECSSTPTHLSIQLMDYGHDKPEVTAVSMDPNFSAYLHTDFLSVVPERKEKSGIFLKRNVCKYPNGDEYSTACQAMEGVQVVNGLECKIACNSSKVSYVLDTEDLLFRGKRKRDTYSSCHDQAKSSSSSSRRQRFQRLLSSWII